The following are encoded together in the Culex pipiens pallens isolate TS chromosome 1, TS_CPP_V2, whole genome shotgun sequence genome:
- the LOC120431200 gene encoding uncharacterized protein LOC120431200, whose translation MAPRKSLLGPTLKALTVKYQELQAALNDIFKFADKFKAETTASQVSVRLESLNKLWDVLCTTLVEIKSHKDYNPEDDPTYKKDRETLTEGYYRVKSLLLDKLKERQEVPCEPTHNDTIVGGTDHARLPQIKLPMFKGNIDEWLSFRDLFLSLIHWKSDLPDVEKFHYLKNCLDDKPKRIISGLSTTSVNYKLAWDRLQRYYNNHKVLKQRLVQSLFTLPTLAEESATDLHSLVDEFERVLNTLDQVVSPVDYKDLLLVNLLVTRLDPVTRRAWEEVSTAKDLVRDSLGDFADDSREESANDTTKDTLKDLCDFLNRRIRVLESLPPKTVNSRAVQHQQQQYVPKSKAKKVSYSTVQHAGYSCVACKDNHLLYQCSAFQRLAVSERDALLKTHSLCRNCFRTGHQAKNCTSKYSCRNCKGRHHTLVCFQQQPERDNAVTALAVAGSNNPSNSKETQGPTTSHVANMAATNPSVSGAATQAASQVLLATAVVIVEDDDGNRYPARALLDSGSESNFISERLAQLMKVTREKVDISVLGIGQSGTRVKHKIHATVRSRLSNFERDMNFLVLSKVTVNLPTTTIATNGWSIPDGIELADPAFFQSKKVDIVLGIECFFEFFETGRRIPLGDNLPALNESVFGWVVSGGLTVPCNSTQVKCNVSISEKMETLMARFWSAEDVGLDDAFSPAERRCEENFQHTVQRLSDGRYSVSMPKVEGGISRLGESKEIALRRLHATERRLARDANLRKQYTDFMDEYLELGHMSKVEETTPTQVNRCFLPHHPVVKEASTTTKCRVVFDASCKTSSGVALNDVLLAGPVIQEDLRSIILRSRIKPVMLVSDVEKMFRQIMVHPEERPLQSILWRFSPDEEVGIYELKTVTYGTKPAPFLATRTLKQLATDDGPRFPLAARAVNQDTYMDDVITGAEDVQSAIELRKQLDEMMLRGGFKLRKWASNRQEVLAGIAEENLAISMEEINLDTDPGVKTLGLTWMPKTDTLKFQFNIPDLDKVPELTKRFILSTIALLFDPLGLLGPVIVTAKIFMQSLWTLLNPNGERLDWDEAVPEMVGEVWRRFHSQLALLNELRITRCVICPEVFKMELHFFSDASEKAFGSGTYLKSEDPKGRISVNLLTSKTKVAPLKSQAMPRLELRGGVLSAELYVQILQSLKIKIPTFFWVDAMCVLYWLQSPPSTWVTFVANRVAKIQALTEGCVWGHVPGVENPADFLSRGVMPADLIDLVPFWKPGWVKKTNEQRQPQPKIVTTEEAEEERRNTAASVAAATTAEFNVWFISHFSSYPDLVRRTAYWLRLKDLLRMPKEKRFKSDLLTIAELKEAEFALIRLVQKQVFADEWNKLTKGKPVANSSPLRWFNPYISDEQLIRVGGRLRHSLESEDTKHPIVLLARHQLTRLLFRHFHEKLLHAGPQLVLGVVRLRFWPLGGRSVIREVIHHCKECFRSKPVAVQQFMGELPSARVTTSRPFARTGVDYFGPLYVRPAPRRPAVKVYVALFICLCTKAVHLELVTDLSTERFIQALRRFVARRGICDDIYSDNGTNFVGARNKMAELLLLLKDRKHRDIVSKECSNQGIKWHFNPPSAPHFGGLWEAAVRSTKKLLLKTIGETPVTPEDLNTLLVQVEGCLNSRPLTPMSDDPNDLEPLTPAHFLVQSSLQTVPDADLSAIPMNRLDKFQTMQRMLQDFWTRWRREYLCQLQGRVKRWKPPRQIEVGKLVVIKDENSPPMRWKMGRIFEVHPGEDGVVRVVTLKTADGYLKRPVEKLCILPLPEYSDAMESTNADLQPHS comes from the coding sequence ATGGCACCCCGGAAGTCCTTGTTAGGACCGACGCTGAAGGCGTTGACCGTTAAATACCAAGAGTTACAAGCAGCGCTCAATGACATCTTCAAATTTGCTGATAAATTTAAGGCGGAAACAACCGCTTCCCAGGTGAGTGTGCGCTTGGAAAGTCTCAACAAGCTGTGGGATGTTTTGTGCACTACCTTGGTGGAAATCAAATCTCACAAAGACTACAACCCTGAGGATGACCCTACCTACAAAAAGGACCGCGAAACGTTGACTGAAGGCTACTACCGAGTAAAATCCCTTCTACTGGACAAGTTGAAAGAACGACAGGAAGTTCCTTGTGAACCGACCCACAACGACACGATTGTTGGGGGGACTGATCACGCCCGTTTGCCTCAGATCAAGCTTCCTATGTTCAAGGGGAACATCGACGAGTGGCTGAGTTTTCGTGACTTGTTCCTCTCACTCATCCACTGGAAGTCAGACCTACCGGATGTGGAAAAGTTCCACTACCTAAAGAATTGTCTTGACGACAAGCCCAAGAGGATCATCAGTGGACTTTCAACCACGTCGGTCAACTACAAGCTGGCATGGGATCGTTTGCAGAGGTACTACAACAACCACAAGGTACTTAAGCAGCGACTGGTGCAATCGTTGTTTACCCTTCCAACCCTCGCCGAGGAATCTGCCACCGATTTGCATTCCCTCGTTGACGAGTTCGAGCGTGTTCTGAACACCCTCGATCAGGTGGTCTCACCCGTTGACTACAAGGATCTTCTGCTGGTGAATTTACTCGTTACGCGTCTGGATCCTGTTACGCGTCGCGCATGGGAGGAAGTATCTACGGCGAAAGATTTGGTTAGAGATTCGCTAGGTGATTTTGCAGATGATTCAAGGGAGGAATCTGCTAACGACACGACAAAGGACACGTTGAAGGACTTGTGCGATTTCCTAAACCGACGCATTCGAGTTCTGGAGAGTTTGCCACCGAAAACTGTGAACAGTCGGGCTGTtcaacaccaacaacaacagtaCGTTCCCAAATCCAAGGCAAAAAAGGTTAGCTACAGTACGGTGCAACATGCTGGCTACTCGTGCGTGGCTTGTAAGGACAACCACTTACTCTACCAGTGTTCTGCATTCCAACGGTTGGCGGTGTCGGAGAGGGACGCATTACTCAAGACGCATTCCCTCTGTCGCAACTGCTTCAGAACTGGTCACCAAGCCAAAAACTGCACGTCCAAGTACAGTTGCAGGAACTGCAAGGGTCGGCACCATACTTTGGTATGCTTTCAACAACAACCGGAAAGGGACAACGCGGTGACGGCACTCGCGGTTGCAGGGAGCAACAACCCTTCCAACTCCAAGGAAACCCAAGGTCCGACAACATCCCACGTGGCAAACATGGCAGCCACGAACCCATCCGTGTCAGGCGCAGCAACCCAAGCTGCATCCCAAGTGCTGTTGGCTACAGCAGTGGTCATTGTCGAGGACGATGATGGCAATCGGTACCCTGCACGCGCACTCCTCGACTCGGGGTCGGAGAGTAACTTCATATCAGAGCGACTGGCGCAGCTGATGAAGGTCACGCGAGAAAAGGTGGACATTTCCGTGCTAGGAATCGGTCAATCTGGCACAAGGGTCAAGCACAAGATTCACGCAACGGTGCGGTCTCGATTATCCAACTTCGAGCGAGACATGAACTTCTTGGTGCTCTCCAAGGTTACGGTCAATctgccaacaacaacaatcgcAACAAATGGATGGTCGATTCCGGACGGAATTGAGTTGGCAGATCCAGCATTCTTCCAGTCCAAGAAGGTGGACATCGTCCTTGGCATTGAATGCTTTTTCGAGTTCTTTGAAACCGGTCGAAGAATTCCCCTGGGAGACAATCTACCAGCGCTGAACGAGTCGGTGTTCGGCTGGGTGGTATCTGGTGGTCTCACGGTTCCATGCAACTCCACGCAGGTGAAGTGCAACGTGTCAATCTCAGAGAAGATGGAAACTCTGATGGCACGGTTCTGGTCGGCTGAAGACGTCGGTTTGGACGACGCGTTCTCTCCCGCTGAAAGACGCTGCGAAGAGAACTTCCAACACACGGTTCAACGGTTATCCGACGGTCGGTATTCCGTTTCCATGCCCAAGGTCGAAGGTGGAATCTCTAGGTTGGGCGAATCCAAGGAAATTGCGTTGCGACGGCTGCACGCAACCGAGCGCAGACTGGCAAGGGACGCCAATTTGCGGAAACAGTATACAGATTTCATGGACGAATATCTGGAACTGGGTCACATGTCCAAGGTCGAAGAAACAACTCCAACCCAGGTCAACCGGTGTTTTCTACCGCACCATCCGGTGGTCAAGGAGGCCAGTACCACCACCAAATGCAGAGTTGTTTTCGACGCTTCTTGCAAAACATCTTCTGGAGTCGCGCTGAACGATGTGTTGCTGGCAGGGCCGGTAATCCAAGAAGATTTGCGCTCTATCATTCTGCGGAGTCGGATCAAGCCGGTTATGCTTGTGTCTGACGTAGAGAAGATGTTCCGTCAGATCATGGTCCACCCAGAGGAACGGCCATTGCAATCCATTCTGTGGCGTTTTTCTCCGGACGAGGAAGTTGGCATCTACGAGCTGAAAACCGTCACTTACGGCACCAAGCCCGCTCCATTCCTCGCAACCAGGACGCTAAAACAACTAGCGACGGATGATGGACCTCGATTTCCGCTTGCTGCACGGGCAGTCAACCAAGACACCTACATGGATGACGTCATCACCGGAGCTGAGGACGTCCAGTCAGCAATCGAACTTCGGAAGCAGCTAGACGAGATGATGCTACGAGGCGGTTTCAAGCTTAGGAAATGGGCATCAAATCGACAGGAAGTGCTAGCTGGGATTGCTGAGGAAAACCTAGCGATTAGCATGGAGGAAATCAACCTTGACACGGACCCTGGAGTGAAAACTCTTGGTCTCACATGGATGCCGAAAACGGACACGCTAAAGTTCCAGTTCAACATTCCCGATTTGGACAAAGTTCCTGAGCTCACCAAACGCTTCATTTTGTCAACAATTGCCCTTCTTTTTGATCCTCTTGGACTGCTAGGACCGGTCATCGTAACGGCCAAGATTTTTATGCAATCTCTGTGGACGTTGCTGAACCCGAACGGAGAACGTTTGGATTGGGATGAGGCGGTACCTGAAATGGTGGGTGAGGTCTGGAGGAGATTTCATTCACAGCTCGCTTTGCTCAATGAACTTCGCATCACTCGTTGCGTCATCTGCCCTGAAGTGTTCAAGATGGAATTGCACTTCTTTTCTGACGCATCTGAGAAGGCCTTTGGAAGCGGTACGTATTTGAAAAGCGAAGATCCAAAGGGCAGGATATCCGTGAACTTGCTCACATCCAAAACCAAGGTGGCACCGTTGAAGAGCCAAGCGATGCCAAGATTGGAACTACGCGGTGGCGTTTTGTCTGCTGAACTCTACGTGCAAATACTGCAATCGCTGAAGATCAAAATTCCAACCTTTTTCTGGGTCGACGCCATGTGCGTGTTGTACTGGCTACAATCACCACCATCAACATGGGTCACTTTCGTCGCCAACAGGGTGGCCAAGATTCAAGCTCTCACGGAAGGCTGTGTCTGGGGACACGTGCCTGGAGTTGAAAATCCCGCAGATTTCCTGTCACGTGGAGTCATGCCAGCAGATCTCATCGACTTGGTACCATTCTGGAAGCCAGGCTGGGTAAAGAAGACGAATGAGCAACGCCAACCACAACCGAAGATCGTGACGACGGAAGAAGCAGAAGAAGAGCGAAGAAACACTGCGGCATCGGTAGCTGCAGCAACTACGGCTGAGTTCAACGTTTGGTTCATCTCTCACTTCTCTTCGTATCCCGATCTGGTCAGGCGTACGGCGTATTGGCTACGCTTGAAGGATCTACTTCGCATGCCCAAGGAAAAGCGGTTCAAATCGGACTTGTTGACGATTGCGGAGCTGAAAGAAGCAGAGTTCGCATTAATAAGGCTCGTTCAGAAGCAAGTTTTCGCTGATGAATGGAACAAACTAACCAAGGGAAAACCAGTTGCGAACAGTTCACCACTGCGGTGGTTCAACCCGTACATTTCCGATGAACAGCTCATTAGAGTGGGAGGACGCTTACGTCATTCATTGGAATCCGAGGACACGAAACATCCCATCGTACTTTTGGCTAGGCATCAACTCACACGACTTCTTTTCCGACATTTCCACGAGAAATTGCTTCACGCTGGCCCACAACTGGTGTTGGGAGTCGTACGATTACGCTTTTggccacttgggggcagaagtGTGATCAGAGAGGTGATCCATCACTGCAAGGAGTGTTTCCGGTCGAAACCCGTGGCTGTTCAGCAGTTCATGGGAGAATTGCCTTCTGCTCGGGTTACCACCTCGCGACCGTTCGCGCGGACAGGTGTGGACTACTTTGGACCACTTTATGTGCGCCCAGCCCCAAGACGACCTGCAGTTAAGGTTTACGTGGCACTTTTTATCTGCCTCTGCACCAAGGCTGTCCATTTGGAATTGGTAACAGACCTATCCACAGAGCGTTTCATCCAGGCACTTCGACGATTCGTAGCCAGGCGGGGAATCTGTGACGACATCTATTCCGATAACGGAACGAACTTCGTTGGTGCTCGTAATAAAATGGCCGAACTCCTGTTACTGCTCAAGGACCGTAAACATCGCGACATCGTCTCCAAGGAATGTTCAAACCAAGGAATCAAATGGCACTTTAATCCACCCAGCGCACCACACTTCGGAGGCCTCTGGGAGGCCGCGGTTAGATCTACAAAGAAGCTATTATTAAAAACAATCGGCGAAACACCTGTTACCCCAGAGGATCTCAACACGTTGCTGGTCCAGGTGGAAGGCTGCCTCAACTCTAGGCCGTTAACTCCGATGTCCGATGACCCTAATGACCTGGAACCATTAACACCGGCACATTTTCTCGTGCAGTCATCGCTGCAAACAGTACCCGATGCTGATTTATCAGCAATCCCGATGAACCGGCTCGACAAATTCCAGACGATGCAGCGCATGCTGCAAGACTTCTGGACTAGATGGCGAAGGGAGTATTTGTGCCAGCTACAGGGACGGGTCAAGCGCTGGAAGCCACCAAGACAGATCGAGGTCGGTAAGCTTGTGGTCATCAAAGACGAGAACTCACCACCAATGCGATGGAAGATGGGAAGAATTTTCGAGGTACACCCAGGCGAAGACGGAGTGGTTAGGGTAGTAACGCTGAAAACCGCCGACGGCTATCTCAAACGTCCGGTGGAGAAGCTGTGCATACTGCCACTTCCGGAGTACAGCGACGCCATGGAATCAACGAATGCAGATCTTCAACCCCATTCCTAA
- the LOC120431202 gene encoding uncharacterized protein LOC120431202 encodes MFCLRSILPKFCQLFKASRNGIERLEISDSELDKNTRIVTLENCVKIVLEQAPSNIINVVTKTGQIQLGSSSDVTAKQWKISLQSVAFKEKISQTCILNENSSIEEDNDLYCSSYSDIFTATLIPTDASLKCGLECRMYTLMLTNTEIQLKCYDNEAVVVASWPYRFIRKYGYREGKFTFEAGRKCDTGEGTFKLDNVNPQEIFRCMSTKMKSMKKNMTSESFNTSSTHNIPSQFSAAFCMEPGSRSPLPPTTQAQFIDLETPFRSMVASLDIPYPPNKPPRKTTVQQHNFSKIPESRNNISACNVSSVFIQSNHSNQELSVNTNSNSVPLSPKNDREYESVEDITDAWKKLGIDDVKHTESSLTMPESSSSATHSDSSYDKLDFFRTSHKASSGYKTIVPIKQKGSITQGSLSDDYEIVGDPPTSSTLFACNSNVVDVFDNCGNQMTITSPDTLVCRVADDSYQGYGMIRKSNTNNQTSTASYPTNCVNIVRNDEDNNISKHEYATVSKPKHV; translated from the coding sequence CCAAAATTCTGCCAGCTTTTTAAAGCAAGCCGAAATGGAATAGAACGTTTGGAAATAAGTGACAGTGAATTAGACAAAAACACAAGAATTGTTACACTAGAGAACTGCGTTAAGATTGTTCTTGAGCAAGCTCCTTCAAATATCATCAATGTTGTTACTAAAACAGGACAAATTCAGTTAGGTTCGTCCAGTGACGTAACTGCAAAGCAATGGAAGATTTCATTGCAATCTGTTGCTTTCAaagagaaaatttcacaaacttgcattttgaatgaaaattcaagtattgAAGAAGACAATGATTTGTATTGCTCATCGTATAGCGATATATTCACAGCAACCTTAATCCCAACAGACGCCTCGTTGAAATGTGGTCTTGAATGTAGAATGTATACGCTGATGCTTACTAATACAGAGATTCAATTGAAATGTTATGATAATGAAGCTGTGGTCGTTGCTAGTTGGCCATACAGGTTCATTAGGAAGTATGGATATCGCGAAGGAAAATTTACTTTCGAAGCTGGACGAAAGTGTGACACTGGCGAAGGCACTTTTAAGCTGGACAATGTTAATCCGCAGGAAATATTTCGATGTATGTCAACCAAaatgaaatcgatgaaaaaaaatatgaccagTGAAAGTTTCAACACCAGCAGCACCCATAACATTCCAAGTCAGTTTAGTGCTGCATTTTGTATGGAGCCTGGTTCTAGAAGCCCTCTACCTCCAACTACTCAGGCACAATTTATTGATCTTGAAACCCCATTCCGTAGTATGGTTGCCTCCCTTGACATACCCTACCCTCCAAATAAACCACCGCGAAAAACAACTGTTCAGCAGcacaacttttctaaaattccgGAGAGCCGAAATAATATTTCTGCATGCAATGTCTCATCTGTCTTCATTCAAAGTAATCATAGCAACCAGGAGTTATCTGTTAATACTAATAGTAATTCTGTGCCATTGTCCCCGAAAAATGATCGGGAGTACGAAAGTGTTGAAGACATAACTGATGCTTGGAAAAAACTTGGTATTGACGATGTTAAGCATACTGAGAGTTCCCTTACCATGCCGGAAAGTAGTAGTAGTGCAACGCATAGTGATAGCAGCTACGATAAACTGGATTTTTTCAGAACCAGTCATAAAGCAAGTTCCGGATATAAAACAATTGTGCCAATAAAACAGAAAGGTTCTATCACACAAGGTAGTTTATCGGACGATTATGAAATAGTTGGAGATCCACCCACTTCTTCCACACTATTTGCTTGTAACAGCAATGTTGTTGACGTGTTCGATAACTGTGGTAATCAAATGACAATTACATCTCCAGATACTTTAGTATGTAGGGTGGCGGATGATAGTTATCAAGGATATGGTATGATACGCAAATCAAACACAAATAATCAAACATCAACTGCCTCTTACCCAACAAACTGTGTTAATATTGTTCGGAATGATGAAGATAATAATATTTCTAAGCATGAATATGCAACTGTTAGCAAACCCAAGCATGTGTAA